From the Candidatus Bathyarchaeota archaeon genome, one window contains:
- a CDS encoding PQQ-binding-like beta-propeller repeat protein, whose amino-acid sequence MAKPAQVAFLVSLLCLSFLSFSPAVSNAAQNDSSTTIMGTQALQLWRYPTAAPIVSDLTVHNGLVYGTSSWTSAPTDNIFCLDAKTGEQVWELNGYNPVITQETVFASSRGSNVLDPSIFHALNASTGEQLWNITYSGWSSYCVLDGGVIYVGSTANRQVDVYRDENSVIARTASAGIIQALNASTGTQIWEYTEIDAKINGIIKSGETIYALSNLYNSTDNSRRCSVYAVNASGGEKLWNYTVAGVFEWQVMAKNCLCLGHQSQNAAGDEDAKEIIALEAKSGAKLWDKLSIYGLGRPVYANDVLYVTAENGEAYAFDALNGNTLWSYKAQPEVGELDVFGGASEPLLVNDRVYFADYSGVHCLSALDGAQIWKFTNPTRDYSYAPGAEDGSVATALTYSNGSIFVGSGGPLTFNKWLEHNVYALDAVSGNKIWNYTIENVVNNPVVVVDDVVYIAADEVTHYSSTYLKSGAVYAFKLQTVEVPAPTPTPRPANPPTGAIVVPDDYYTIQEAIDNASDGDTIFVRRDTYYAQGHSGIVIDKQISLIGEDPQTTIIKKSWYRYPQSVIQITADNVTVLGFTILGDPSNVGILIEDSSNHVPSRCNIIGNNIVGNLEGILARGNNKDIAEMAKPSFNVFCNNNISDNKGFGIYVSSSNTTITNNTIAGNGAGAIIADSCANITIAGNFISGRSITDPTNTHENGGIFLRWWGPFYVYGNNITQNGKAAITFGENCSNASIHDNSITDNNIGIQLNNVTADNVGKGNVVFSNNFVDNQQQVVVMAGTTDEVLWDNGEVGNYWSDYAARYPEASEIAGSGIADTPYGIDENNADYYPRLEALVVPEFALWSVLPLILAATVLAGALLKRKTKPASYIATKNGA is encoded by the coding sequence ATGGCAAAACCAGCACAGGTTGCATTTCTGGTTTCTCTTCTGTGTTTGAGTTTTCTATCTTTTAGTCCCGCAGTATCAAATGCTGCCCAAAACGACTCATCAACAACGATTATGGGAACACAAGCACTACAGCTTTGGCGCTACCCCACAGCCGCCCCCATCGTTTCAGATTTAACGGTGCACAACGGTTTAGTCTACGGCACCTCAAGCTGGACAAGCGCGCCAACAGACAACATCTTTTGCCTTGACGCCAAAACTGGAGAGCAAGTTTGGGAGCTCAACGGGTACAACCCAGTTATCACTCAAGAAACCGTATTTGCAAGTTCACGCGGCAGTAACGTTCTTGACCCTTCGATTTTTCATGCACTTAACGCGTCAACGGGAGAACAACTCTGGAACATAACCTATTCAGGATGGAGCAGCTACTGCGTACTTGACGGTGGAGTCATCTACGTTGGAAGCACCGCAAACAGGCAGGTTGATGTTTACCGCGACGAAAACAGCGTTATCGCTAGAACCGCGAGCGCAGGCATTATTCAGGCACTTAACGCTTCAACAGGCACACAAATCTGGGAGTACACCGAAATAGACGCAAAAATCAACGGCATAATAAAAAGCGGCGAGACCATATACGCCCTGAGCAATCTATACAATAGCACAGACAACTCACGCAGATGCTCTGTTTACGCGGTAAATGCTTCTGGCGGGGAAAAACTGTGGAATTACACCGTGGCAGGAGTTTTTGAATGGCAGGTCATGGCAAAGAATTGCCTCTGTTTAGGTCATCAAAGCCAAAACGCGGCGGGAGACGAAGACGCAAAAGAGATTATTGCCCTTGAAGCAAAAAGCGGAGCAAAACTGTGGGACAAGTTGAGCATTTACGGGTTGGGGCGACCTGTTTACGCTAATGACGTATTGTATGTAACGGCAGAAAATGGGGAAGCCTACGCTTTTGATGCCTTGAACGGGAACACGCTATGGAGTTATAAGGCGCAACCTGAGGTTGGGGAGTTGGATGTTTTTGGCGGTGCTTCGGAGCCGTTACTAGTCAATGACCGCGTGTATTTTGCGGATTATAGCGGCGTGCATTGCCTAAGCGCGTTGGATGGAGCGCAAATCTGGAAGTTTACCAACCCAACCCGAGACTACAGCTACGCGCCAGGAGCAGAAGACGGCTCAGTAGCTACAGCATTGACGTACTCTAACGGAAGCATTTTCGTTGGCTCTGGAGGTCCATTGACATTCAACAAATGGCTTGAGCACAACGTTTACGCCCTTGATGCCGTGTCTGGAAATAAAATCTGGAACTATACAATCGAAAACGTTGTCAACAATCCCGTGGTGGTCGTTGATGATGTAGTCTACATTGCCGCAGATGAAGTGACTCATTACAGCAGCACTTACCTGAAAAGTGGAGCAGTCTACGCGTTCAAGCTGCAGACCGTTGAGGTTCCAGCCCCTACGCCAACGCCGCGCCCAGCAAATCCGCCAACTGGAGCCATTGTTGTTCCAGACGATTACTACACTATCCAAGAAGCCATCGACAACGCCAGCGACGGCGACACCATCTTTGTTAGAAGAGACACGTACTATGCACAGGGACATAGCGGAATAGTCATTGACAAACAAATCTCGCTCATAGGCGAAGACCCCCAAACAACCATCATAAAAAAGAGCTGGTACCGATACCCCCAAAGCGTAATCCAAATCACTGCGGATAACGTGACGGTTTTAGGCTTCACTATTTTAGGCGACCCCAGCAACGTGGGCATACTCATAGAAGACAGTTCTAATCATGTGCCTTCAAGGTGCAACATAATAGGCAACAACATCGTGGGCAACTTAGAGGGGATTTTAGCCCGCGGCAACAACAAAGACATAGCAGAGATGGCAAAACCTTCTTTCAACGTCTTCTGCAATAACAACATCAGCGACAACAAAGGCTTTGGCATTTACGTTTCCTCCTCAAACACCACCATAACCAACAACACTATAGCGGGAAACGGTGCAGGTGCGATAATTGCAGATTCCTGCGCCAACATAACCATAGCTGGAAACTTTATCTCGGGCAGGAGCATAACCGACCCAACAAACACCCATGAGAACGGCGGGATATTCCTTCGCTGGTGGGGACCATTCTACGTCTACGGCAACAACATAACTCAAAACGGTAAAGCCGCCATAACCTTTGGGGAAAACTGCAGCAACGCCTCAATCCACGACAACAGCATAACAGACAACAACATCGGCATCCAACTAAACAACGTCACGGCAGATAATGTAGGCAAAGGAAACGTGGTTTTCAGCAATAACTTTGTGGATAATCAACAGCAGGTAGTGGTTATGGCGGGAACTACGGATGAGGTGTTGTGGGATAACGGCGAAGTGGGTAATTATTGGAGCGACTACGCCGCAAGGTATCCTGAAGCCTCAGAAATTGCGGGTTCGGGAATCGCAGATACGCCCTACGGGATAGATGAAAACAACGCGGATTATTACCCACGGTTGGAGGCTTTGGTGGTGCCTGAGTTTGCGCTGTGGAGTGTTTTGCCGCTGATTTTGGCGGCTACGGTTTTGGCAGGGGCACTTTTGAAAAGAAAAACCAAACCAGCCAGCTATATAGCAACAAAAAATGGGGCTTAG
- a CDS encoding trypsin-like peptidase domain-containing protein, with the protein MSAHDEKEVLDGIEKATKGVVNISTVRRAQNLFYQTATPASGMGSGTIYDDKEGLILTNNHVVGGADKINVTFYNNQVAQGTIVGSCVARDIAVIQVKDKNLPPTKLGDSDKLRVGQRVFAIGNPFGLTGSPTVTSGVISALNRTIQSKRGLIENLVQTDAAINPGNSGGPLIDLEGKIVAINTAIIPYAQGIGFAVPINAAKTCTTDILTQETGKRPWLGIVGLTLTPEIARYYGFPVGHGVLVSKVAARSPAGYAGITQGDIILEVDNRETHGVEDLAEEIRKRKVGEQVRVFALRNSKEHFFELKLKGMP; encoded by the coding sequence GTGTCTGCGCATGATGAAAAAGAGGTTCTGGATGGTATAGAGAAGGCGACTAAGGGCGTTGTTAACATAAGCACTGTCAGGCGCGCTCAGAACCTGTTCTATCAAACAGCAACTCCAGCAAGCGGCATGGGTTCAGGCACCATATACGACGACAAAGAAGGCTTAATCCTCACCAACAACCATGTGGTGGGCGGCGCAGACAAAATCAACGTTACATTCTACAACAACCAAGTCGCCCAAGGCACCATAGTAGGCTCATGCGTAGCCCGCGACATAGCCGTCATACAAGTCAAAGACAAAAACCTGCCCCCAACAAAACTAGGCGACTCAGACAAGCTACGTGTCGGACAAAGAGTCTTCGCCATAGGAAACCCCTTTGGCTTAACAGGCAGCCCAACGGTCACCTCAGGAGTCATCAGCGCATTAAACCGCACCATCCAATCCAAACGCGGACTCATAGAAAACCTCGTCCAAACCGACGCCGCCATCAACCCAGGCAATAGCGGAGGCCCCCTAATAGACCTCGAAGGCAAAATCGTAGCCATAAACACTGCCATCATACCCTACGCGCAAGGCATCGGATTTGCAGTCCCCATCAACGCGGCAAAAACCTGCACCACTGATATTTTAACCCAAGAAACAGGCAAACGACCATGGCTAGGCATAGTCGGCTTGACGTTAACACCCGAGATTGCACGATACTATGGATTTCCCGTTGGACACGGGGTACTTGTCAGCAAAGTTGCAGCAAGAAGCCCAGCAGGCTACGCAGGCATCACGCAAGGCGACATAATCTTGGAAGTAGACAACAGGGAAACTCACGGCGTAGAAGACTTGGCAGAGGAGATTCGCAAAAGAAAAGTCGGCGAACAAGTACGGGTATTTGCACTACGCAACAGCAAGGAACACTTTTTTGAGTTAAAACTCAAGGGCATGCCGTAG